CGTATAATCCCTTTGGATATATTTCCCAACCCATTTCTGTTTTTGGTAAATTACCTTCAACATGCTTAAATTTCAATGAATGATTTTCATCATATGCTATCAATTGTCTGGAATAATAATTTACTCCAAAAAAGTCTATTTTTTGAGATATAATATCAAAATCATTTTTTGGTATGTCTATTTTCATATTTTGTAATGAAATAACTGCTTCTTCTGGATATTTCCCAAATATTATTGGATCATGATACCATCCATTTATATATTGATCAACTAGATTTGCAGCTTGTATATCTTTTTCATCATTTGATACCGGTTCAATTTTACTTACTACATTTGTAATACCTATTTTTCCATCTTTTACTGTTTCTCTAAATACAATAACAGCTTTACCGTGTGATCTTAATAAATTATGAGCTACATAAAATGACTCTTGAAAATTTCTATGCCCCGGTGCATGTTCTCCAGTAAAATATCCTAAAAATGAAGAACACCAAGGTTCATTTAAGGTTATCCAATGTTTAACTCTATCTCCTAGTTTGTTAAACATTAATGCTGCATAATCTTGAAAATAATTTGCTATATCAGGATTTAACCATCCATTCTTCTCTTTGTATAAATACAATGGTAAATCCCAATGATATAATGTAATAAAAGGTGTAATATTATTTTCTAATAATTTGTCAACCAGTCTTTGATAAAAATCTATTCCTTTTTCATTTGGTTTAATACCATCAGTCATTACTCTTGGCCATGAAATAGAAAATCTATATGCATTAACACCAATTTCTTTCATTATTTCAATATCTTCTTCGTATCTATTATAATGATCACAAGCAACATCTCCATTATCACCATTTTTAGTTTTACCTGGGGTATGAGAAAATTCATCCCATATCGATAAACTTCTTTCTTCTATCCCACCTTCAATTTGATATGATGCTGTTGCTGTTCCAAACTTGAACCCTTGAGGGAATTCGCTTTTTTTCATAATACTACCTCACTTTCACTATATGATTCTCTTCAAATTCATAGTATTTATTATCATAATTTTTATTATTAATATAAAATTTTTCAATTTCTTTTTCAACTGTTTCTGGTATAAACTGCTCATTTGAATCCCATTTTTTATCTATTTCTGGAACAGAATTTAATATCATTTTTGTATAAGGGTGAATAGGATTATTATATACACTATACGTATCACCTTGCTCTACTATTTCTCCTTTATACATTATTAAAGATTTATCGCTTAAATAATATCCTAAAGATAAATCATGCGTAATAAATATAATAGACATTCCTGTGTTTCTTCTAATATCTGATAATAAATTTAAGACATCTATCCTTGTAGAAGCATCTAACATACTAATCAACTCATCAGCCACCAATATCTTTGTATTCATCAATAAAGCTCTTGCTATTAATAACCTTTGTAGTTGGCCACCACTTAATTGATGAGGATATTTTCCTAAAATATTTATAGGATTCATGCCAACTTGAGTTATAACTTTTTCAATTTTTTCATTTCTATTTTTTTCTTCAGGATAAAATCTATCAAAAATCATTTTAAAAACCCTATCAACTTTAAATAAAGTATTAAAAGAAGAGAATGGATCTTGAAATATCGCCTGTACATTTCTATAATATTCTTTTATATCTTTTAATTCCCATATATTTTTATTAAAAAAATATATATATCCATATGTAGGTTTCAATAATCTTAATATCATTTTTCCTACAGTTGTTTTCCCGCTCCCACTTTCTCCAATCAAAGATATTATTTCACCTTTCTTTATTTTAAAAGAAACATTATTTACGGCTTTAAATCTTTTGTTTCCAAAAAAATCTTGCCCAAATTCTTTTGTTACATTTTTTAATTCCATATATATTTCACTCATTATTTTCACCTACATTCCAACAGGCAACTTGATGTCCATCTTCATAACTTTTAATAGGTGGATTTTTTAAACATTTTTCATTTGATATTGGACATCTAAATCTAAATCTACAACCTTCTTCTATATTTAAAAGATTTGGCGGTGTTCCTTTAATACTTGATAACTTTTTTTCTTTTATTCTAATATTACTTTTTGGTATTGCATTTATTAGAGCTTTGGTATAGGGGTGTTTAGGATTAGATAATATAGTTTCTGTTTTTCCTATTTCTGCTATTCTTCCTGCATACATAATTAAAATTCTATCAGCTATTTGATTAAGTACCGCTACATCATGAGTTATAAATATCATAGATTTTACTATATTCATATCCCTGAATTTAACTAACATATTACATACAAATCTTTGAGAACTAACATCTAACGCTGAAGTTACTTCATCAGCAATTAATAAATCTGGATCTAATAAGGTAGAAATAACCATAATTACTCTTTGTTTCATACCTCCTGATAATTCAACAGAATACCTTTCTATTATATCTGGATCTAAATTGACCAATTTCATTCTTTTTTTTACTTTATTAAAAAAATCTTTATTGGGTTCTATTCCATGTTCTTTCACTAAATCAGAAATAAATATTTTTATTTTTTTTGTGGGACTAAAAGCATCCATAGCATATTGAGGAATAATTGAAATATTTTTATATCTAATATTTTTCATTTCTTTTTTTGATAAAGACATAATATTAACATCATTTAAAATTGCTTCTCCAGAAATATAATTCATAGGTGGTTTTAATAATATTAAACTATTCCCTAATGTACTTTTACCACAACCTGACTCGCCCGCAATACCTAAAATTTCCCCTTCATTTATATGAAATGTTACATCATCTATAGCTTTTACATATCCATTTAGAGTTTTATAATAAATTTTTAAATTTTTGACGTCTAAAACTTTGTTCATTAATATCACATCTCCCGCAATTTAGGATTAAATACTTCATCTAAACCTGTATTTATGAAATATAAGGAAGTTACTAATAAAGTAATAACTAAACCAGGTATAATAGCCCACCACCACATACCAAGCTGGATTGCATTCCAGTCTCTAGCAACTTGCATTATTAATCCTAACGATATTCCTTTTGTAGGACCTAATCCAATAAAATCCAAAGTTACTGCAGATAAAATTGCTCCTCCAAATTGAAGAATATAAACCATAAATATATATGAAAACATATTGGAAGCAATATCTTGTAAAATTATTTTTCTAGTTGGCAATGCAGAAATTCTAGATAAATTTACAAAATCTTTATTTTTTATAGACATTGTCAATGATCTAATAGCTCTTGCTGTCCAAGGCCAATTAGTTAAGCCTATAATCACACTTTCAAAAACCATTCCTCTAAAAGATAAATATGCTGAAATTATTATCAAAATAGCTAAAGTAGGAATAACTAACATTATATTTGTTATCATCATTAAAGATTCATCTACCCATTTACCTTTATATCCAGATAAAAAACCAATAAAAAGACCTATTATCGTTGCAAGAGTTCCACCAAAAAAGCCAACAAAATAAGAGCTACGTAATCCATATACCAATTGTGTATATAAATCATGACCAAAGATATTTGTCCCAAGCCAAAATTCTTTACTTGGCGGCATATATCCTGGCCCAGCATATTCTAAAGGATCATATTTTGCAAAATAAGGCCCTATCAGACCTAATAGAAGAAAAAAAACAAATATAATTATCCCTATAACTACTTTTTTATTTTTTAAAGCAAAATAAAAATGTTCATATTTTTTAAAATTCATTCTAAACCTCCTCGATATAAGAATATCTTATTCTCGGATCAATAAATACATATATTATATCTACAATAAAATTACCAACTAAAACCATTATTACAATAATTAAAAAAATTCCTTGAATTAAAAAATAATCTTGATTTTGTATTGCTTGTAGCAATAAAAAACCCAAACCTGGATAAGAAAAAACACTTTGTGTCGTTAAAGATCCTAAGATTATTGTTCCTAATTGCAAAGCTAATCCTGTTACCTGAGGTAAAATAGCATTTCTATATGCATAACTTCTAATTAATTTATCAGATGCCCCTAATGACTCCATATATTTAGAATAATTTGATCCCATCTCGTATATAATCATATTTCTCATACCTATTGCCCATCCACCCATCATTACTAAAAATAATGATAAAAATGGCAAAGCTAAATGATATAAAAAATCCAAAATAAATTCTAATGTAAATGAAGGAGTTATTGTATAACTATATGCACCTGATAACGGAAAAATTGGTATTATAAAACCTAAAACCCAAGCCATCAATAAAGCCATCCAAAAATAAGGTGAAGATGTTAAAAAAAAGAAAATTGGTATAATAGAATTATCTGTTTTTTTATTTATAGCTGCTAGAGCTCCTAATTTATTTCCAACAATCCAGCTTAATATAATAGCTGGAACTAATAATAAAATATCATATATTATAGATCCTTTTATTATTTCTACAACGCTTTT
Above is a genomic segment from Marinitoga sp. 38H-ov containing:
- a CDS encoding family 1 glycosylhydrolase, with protein sequence MKKSEFPQGFKFGTATASYQIEGGIEERSLSIWDEFSHTPGKTKNGDNGDVACDHYNRYEEDIEIMKEIGVNAYRFSISWPRVMTDGIKPNEKGIDFYQRLVDKLLENNITPFITLYHWDLPLYLYKEKNGWLNPDIANYFQDYAALMFNKLGDRVKHWITLNEPWCSSFLGYFTGEHAPGHRNFQESFYVAHNLLRSHGKAVIVFRETVKDGKIGITNVVSKIEPVSNDEKDIQAANLVDQYINGWYHDPIIFGKYPEEAVISLQNMKIDIPKNDFDIISQKIDFFGVNYYSRQLIAYDENHSLKFKHVEGNLPKTEMGWEIYPKGLY
- a CDS encoding ABC transporter ATP-binding protein, which encodes MSEIYMELKNVTKEFGQDFFGNKRFKAVNNVSFKIKKGEIISLIGESGSGKTTVGKMILRLLKPTYGYIYFFNKNIWELKDIKEYYRNVQAIFQDPFSSFNTLFKVDRVFKMIFDRFYPEEKNRNEKIEKVITQVGMNPINILGKYPHQLSGGQLQRLLIARALLMNTKILVADELISMLDASTRIDVLNLLSDIRRNTGMSIIFITHDLSLGYYLSDKSLIMYKGEIVEQGDTYSVYNNPIHPYTKMILNSVPEIDKKWDSNEQFIPETVEKEIEKFYINNKNYDNKYYEFEENHIVKVR
- a CDS encoding ABC transporter ATP-binding protein — translated: MNKVLDVKNLKIYYKTLNGYVKAIDDVTFHINEGEILGIAGESGCGKSTLGNSLILLKPPMNYISGEAILNDVNIMSLSKKEMKNIRYKNISIIPQYAMDAFSPTKKIKIFISDLVKEHGIEPNKDFFNKVKKRMKLVNLDPDIIERYSVELSGGMKQRVIMVISTLLDPDLLIADEVTSALDVSSQRFVCNMLVKFRDMNIVKSMIFITHDVAVLNQIADRILIMYAGRIAEIGKTETILSNPKHPYTKALINAIPKSNIRIKEKKLSSIKGTPPNLLNIEEGCRFRFRCPISNEKCLKNPPIKSYEDGHQVACWNVGENNE
- a CDS encoding ABC transporter permease, with the translated sequence MNFKKYEHFYFALKNKKVVIGIIIFVFFLLLGLIGPYFAKYDPLEYAGPGYMPPSKEFWLGTNIFGHDLYTQLVYGLRSSYFVGFFGGTLATIIGLFIGFLSGYKGKWVDESLMMITNIMLVIPTLAILIIISAYLSFRGMVFESVIIGLTNWPWTARAIRSLTMSIKNKDFVNLSRISALPTRKIILQDIASNMFSYIFMVYILQFGGAILSAVTLDFIGLGPTKGISLGLIMQVARDWNAIQLGMWWWAIIPGLVITLLVTSLYFINTGLDEVFNPKLREM
- a CDS encoding ABC transporter permease, translating into MGKYLRKKIYIYLITFFVAVSIDWAIPRFMPGDPVSLLLSRFSGLPEATEKLNTYFTKAFGLDQPLWKQYINFWISLFKGDLGVSVFLYPKSVVEIIKGSIIYDILLLVPAIILSWIVGNKLGALAAINKKTDNSIIPIFFFLTSSPYFWMALLMAWVLGFIIPIFPLSGAYSYTITPSFTLEFILDFLYHLALPFLSLFLVMMGGWAIGMRNMIIYEMGSNYSKYMESLGASDKLIRSYAYRNAILPQVTGLALQLGTIILGSLTTQSVFSYPGLGFLLLQAIQNQDYFLIQGIFLIIVIMVLVGNFIVDIIYVFIDPRIRYSYIEEV